A single window of Lysobacter oculi DNA harbors:
- a CDS encoding alkaline phosphatase D family protein has product MDATQHGRRRFLKTLVVSAAAVPFVGGWPRAMAMGGMDDAARTRALAHFPQSVASGDPRPDRVLLWTRATAAEGRDVPLRLEVADDAGFTRLRVQRELRAEAAADHCVRVRVTGLEPGRAYHYRFLRQVEGVWQASPVGRTRTAPAKGDAASARFAVLSCQDYGGRWYNSLLPLLDEAPDFLIHLGDFIYETIGDPRFQSEQGARTIRFDDIAGALPVGKKDAHFLAARSLDNYRQLHRTVRGDEVLQKLLESAPLVAIWDDHEFADDCWGDASTYLNGITGEADPGRRRNAEQAYFEYLPVDVEVGEVDAEGQSRVDVARLYPQTRLWRELHWGRDLQLLLTDHRSHRPDHAIPEDAFPGALAFDAEAIARLLPASGFDPAIAASQLLSYLDLDDAKWQPLRKPLRRALTRGYADAGLDKRAAAIRAEAASRGKVAVYVIRNILTRYNAAVPGFMHAELPPAEGDYLRGLPWLALGKQALFGEVGSRYFVVKDAFDLLQALRAAEAAPAPTYGPAQAAWLRDALARPAPRWRVLASSVAMVPMVLDLSRPEIGAPVLMQRRFYLNLDQWDGFGRERDGWIAAMDASGGALVLSGDIHSGFATQLGAKTVEFTTPAVSSTPLHDMMLNTAQRDPANAEAGIRLTEQLEALLPVGDPRIRYVQTRRHGHLLIEVAGDALQARFFELPSGACQQRLYDAPAQVRAMGRTRRFAVDARERRLKALD; this is encoded by the coding sequence TTGGACGCCACGCAGCATGGACGCCGCCGTTTCCTCAAGACTCTGGTGGTCAGCGCCGCCGCGGTGCCCTTCGTCGGCGGCTGGCCACGGGCGATGGCGATGGGCGGGATGGATGATGCGGCGCGTACCCGGGCGCTGGCGCATTTCCCGCAGTCGGTGGCCTCCGGTGATCCGCGCCCCGACCGCGTGCTGCTGTGGACCCGCGCAACCGCCGCCGAAGGCCGCGATGTGCCGCTGCGGCTGGAAGTGGCCGACGATGCCGGCTTCACCCGCCTGCGCGTGCAGCGCGAACTGCGTGCCGAGGCCGCCGCCGACCACTGCGTGCGCGTGCGCGTCACCGGGCTGGAACCGGGTCGCGCCTACCACTACCGCTTCCTGCGCCAGGTCGAGGGCGTCTGGCAGGCCTCGCCGGTGGGCCGCACCCGCACCGCACCGGCAAAGGGCGATGCGGCTTCGGCGCGCTTCGCCGTGCTCAGCTGCCAGGACTACGGCGGGCGCTGGTACAACAGCCTGCTGCCGCTGCTCGACGAAGCCCCGGACTTCCTCATCCACCTCGGCGATTTCATCTACGAGACCATCGGCGACCCGCGCTTCCAGTCCGAGCAGGGCGCGCGCACGATCCGCTTCGATGACATCGCCGGTGCGCTGCCGGTCGGCAAGAAGGACGCGCACTTCCTCGCCGCCCGCAGCCTGGACAACTACCGCCAGCTCCACCGCACCGTGCGTGGCGATGAAGTGCTGCAGAAGCTGCTGGAGTCCGCGCCGCTGGTCGCCATCTGGGACGACCACGAGTTCGCCGACGACTGCTGGGGCGACGCATCCACCTACCTCAACGGCATTACCGGCGAGGCCGACCCGGGCCGCCGCCGCAATGCCGAGCAGGCCTACTTCGAATACCTGCCTGTCGATGTCGAGGTGGGCGAGGTCGATGCCGAAGGCCAGTCGCGCGTCGACGTGGCGCGGCTCTACCCGCAGACCCGGCTTTGGCGCGAACTGCACTGGGGCCGCGACCTGCAGCTGCTGCTCACCGACCACCGCAGCCACCGCCCCGACCATGCGATTCCCGAAGACGCCTTCCCCGGTGCGCTCGCCTTCGATGCCGAGGCCATCGCCCGGCTGCTGCCGGCCAGCGGCTTCGATCCCGCCATCGCCGCCTCGCAGCTGCTGTCCTACCTCGACCTCGATGACGCGAAGTGGCAGCCGCTGCGCAAGCCGCTGCGCCGCGCACTCACGCGCGGCTATGCCGATGCCGGGCTGGACAAGCGCGCCGCCGCGATACGGGCTGAGGCCGCCAGTCGCGGCAAGGTCGCGGTCTACGTCATCCGCAACATCCTGACCCGCTACAACGCCGCCGTGCCCGGCTTCATGCACGCCGAACTGCCGCCCGCCGAAGGCGACTACCTGCGCGGCCTGCCGTGGCTGGCGCTGGGCAAGCAGGCCCTGTTCGGCGAGGTCGGCAGCCGTTACTTCGTGGTCAAGGACGCCTTCGACCTGCTGCAGGCGCTGCGGGCCGCCGAGGCCGCGCCGGCCCCGACCTATGGCCCCGCGCAGGCCGCCTGGCTGCGCGACGCGCTGGCCCGGCCGGCCCCGCGCTGGCGCGTGCTGGCGAGTTCCGTGGCGATGGTGCCGATGGTGCTGGACCTGTCGCGGCCGGAGATCGGCGCCCCGGTGCTGATGCAGCGCCGCTTCTACCTCAACCTGGATCAGTGGGACGGCTTCGGGCGCGAGCGCGACGGCTGGATCGCGGCGATGGACGCCTCGGGCGGCGCGCTGGTGCTGTCGGGCGACATCCACTCCGGCTTCGCCACCCAGCTCGGCGCGAAGACGGTGGAATTCACCACCCCGGCGGTGTCCTCCACGCCGCTGCACGACATGATGCTCAACACCGCCCAACGCGACCCGGCCAACGCCGAAGCCGGCATCCGCCTGACCGAACAGCTGGAAGCGCTGCTGCCGGTCGGCGACCCGCGCATCCGTTACGTGCAGACCCGCCGCCATGGGCATCTGTTGATCGAAGTCGCGGGCGATGCCCTGCAGGCGCGCTTCTTCGAACTGCCGTCCGGGGCCTGCCAGCAACGCCTCTACGACGCCCCGGCCCAGGTCCGCGCGATGGGCCGGACCCGCCGCTTCGCCGTGGATGCCCGCGAGCGCCGGCTGAAAGCGCTCGACTGA
- the sufT gene encoding putative Fe-S cluster assembly protein SufT has product MYSRNSEPVRFERDCPVVLVPSGEAVTMPAGSIGYITQSLGGSFTVFVEGNLMRIAGVDADAIGKEPPTPIELPEGAGDEDVEKLVWQQLRTCFDPEIPINVVDLGLVYEATLSPHPERPGQRRVDVRMTLTAPGCGMGEILVADVRDKLEMIPTISEADVELVFDPPWNRTMMSEAARLETGMF; this is encoded by the coding sequence ATGTACTCCCGCAACAGTGAACCCGTGCGCTTCGAGCGCGACTGCCCCGTTGTCCTGGTCCCCTCCGGCGAAGCCGTGACCATGCCGGCCGGCAGCATCGGCTACATCACCCAGTCGCTCGGCGGCAGTTTCACGGTGTTCGTGGAAGGCAACCTGATGCGCATCGCCGGGGTGGACGCCGATGCCATCGGCAAGGAACCGCCCACGCCGATCGAGCTGCCCGAAGGCGCCGGCGACGAAGACGTGGAGAAGCTGGTCTGGCAGCAGCTGCGGACCTGCTTCGACCCGGAAATCCCGATCAACGTGGTCGACCTGGGCCTGGTCTACGAGGCCACGCTGTCGCCGCACCCCGAACGTCCCGGCCAGCGTCGCGTGGATGTGCGGATGACTTTGACCGCCCCCGGCTGCGGCATGGGCGAGATCCTGGTCGCGGACGTGCGCGACAAGCTGGAGATGATCCCGACCATCAGCGAGGCCGATGTCGAGCTGGTCTTCGACCCGCCGTGGAACCGCACCATGATGAGCGAGGCCGCCCGGCTGGAAACCGGCATGTTCTGA
- a CDS encoding esterase-like activity of phytase family protein — protein sequence MTSRLIALATTLSLAACASVTPPPAAPAQPATPAPAAAPASITPFPGISGMAPMADGRYLIVIDTKSYSSEARFGLLDAVAKGGSHFQALEVDGWDKHGGLSNDLEAVCALSGRHDEFLALESSYRDADYGRVLHVQVRDGRVQLKKALALPRERSNGKDGMGYEGLACRPIDGDRYLLVLGERGGSKVRPRGTLRFGTFDAGRETLDWQATEIDLHAPGSWLSVPPHRDIADLYADDEGALWAVAASDPDDYGPFRSLVWLVGKLDVRNLAHPLTLAPVKEPRWVIDGFKVEAVSAPDARIPGSLLSIGSEDEKLGGVWRALGSTN from the coding sequence ATGACCTCCCGCCTGATCGCGCTCGCCACCACGTTGTCGCTGGCCGCCTGTGCCAGCGTGACCCCGCCGCCCGCCGCGCCGGCTCAGCCCGCCACGCCCGCGCCGGCAGCGGCCCCTGCATCGATCACCCCGTTCCCCGGCATCAGCGGCATGGCCCCGATGGCCGATGGCCGCTACCTGATCGTCATCGACACCAAGTCCTATTCCAGCGAGGCGCGCTTCGGCCTGCTGGATGCGGTCGCCAAGGGCGGCAGCCACTTCCAGGCGCTTGAAGTCGATGGCTGGGACAAGCACGGCGGCCTGTCGAATGACTTGGAAGCGGTCTGCGCCCTGTCCGGCCGCCACGACGAATTCCTGGCGCTGGAAAGCAGCTACCGCGATGCCGACTACGGCCGTGTTTTGCACGTGCAGGTGCGCGATGGCCGCGTGCAGCTGAAGAAGGCGCTGGCCCTGCCGCGCGAGCGCAGCAACGGCAAGGACGGCATGGGTTACGAAGGCCTGGCCTGCCGCCCGATCGACGGCGACCGCTACCTGCTGGTGCTCGGCGAGCGCGGCGGTTCCAAGGTGCGTCCGCGCGGCACGCTGCGCTTCGGCACCTTCGACGCCGGCCGCGAAACGCTGGACTGGCAGGCCACCGAGATCGACCTGCACGCGCCCGGCAGCTGGCTGTCGGTGCCGCCGCACCGCGACATCGCCGACCTGTATGCCGATGACGAAGGCGCGCTGTGGGCGGTCGCCGCCTCCGACCCGGACGACTACGGCCCGTTCCGTTCGCTGGTCTGGCTGGTCGGCAAGCTCGATGTCCGCAACCTGGCGCACCCGCTGACCCTGGCCCCGGTCAAGGAACCGCGCTGGGTCATCGACGGCTTCAAGGTGGAGGCGGTCTCGGCCCCCGACGCCCGCATCCCGGGCAGCCTGCTGTCGATCGGCAGCGAGGACGAGAAACTCGGCGGCGTCTGGCGCGCGCTGGGGTCCACCAACTGA
- a CDS encoding asparaginase domain-containing protein — protein MEDLLIVTTGGTIDKVYFDAKSDYQVGDPQIGKILGELGVAFRFHVIPLLRKDSLFIDDGDRELMRATIAAQAERCVLVTHGTDSMVETAKVLAQVPGKTIVLTGALNPARFEGSDAEFNIGCAVGAVQSLPAGAYIAMNGRIWDPAKVRKNVDANRFEGL, from the coding sequence ATGGAAGACCTGCTCATCGTCACCACCGGCGGCACCATCGACAAGGTGTATTTCGATGCCAAGTCGGACTACCAGGTCGGCGATCCGCAGATCGGCAAGATCCTCGGCGAGCTGGGCGTGGCCTTCCGCTTCCACGTCATCCCGCTGCTGCGCAAGGACTCGCTGTTCATCGACGACGGCGACCGCGAGCTGATGCGCGCCACCATCGCCGCGCAGGCCGAGCGCTGCGTGCTGGTCACCCACGGCACCGATTCCATGGTGGAGACCGCCAAGGTGCTGGCGCAGGTGCCGGGCAAAACCATCGTGCTGACCGGCGCGCTCAACCCCGCGCGTTTCGAAGGCAGTGATGCGGAGTTCAACATCGGCTGTGCGGTCGGCGCGGTGCAGTCGCTGCCGGCCGGCGCCTACATCGCCATGAACGGGCGCATCTGGGACCCGGCCAAGGTCCGCAAGAACGTGGACGCCAACCGCTTCGAAGGGCTCTGA
- a CDS encoding DUF2069 domain-containing protein yields the protein MSRSHRLLAIALLLLAALFAWGFRAQLGVQLFTALPPLMLAVALWLRIGAAAFWAAVFALGWFSYGVMEAWTLTGTGRAFALGITALSLVIVGASSWSGMKARFGRKDASA from the coding sequence ATGAGCCGCAGCCATCGCCTGCTCGCCATCGCGCTGCTGCTGTTGGCCGCGCTGTTCGCCTGGGGCTTCCGCGCGCAGCTGGGCGTGCAGCTGTTCACCGCCCTGCCGCCGCTGATGCTGGCCGTGGCGCTGTGGCTGCGCATCGGCGCCGCCGCGTTCTGGGCCGCCGTGTTCGCGCTGGGCTGGTTCTCCTACGGGGTGATGGAAGCCTGGACCCTCACCGGCACCGGCCGCGCCTTCGCGCTCGGCATCACCGCGCTGTCGCTGGTGATCGTGGGCGCGTCCAGCTGGAGCGGCATGAAGGCCCGCTTCGGCCGCAAGGACGCTTCGGCTTAA
- the wrbA gene encoding NAD(P)H:quinone oxidoreductase, protein MPEILVLYYSRGGSVAALARQIARGIGEVEGMSARIRTVPPVAPQTEVAMPPVPETGAPYVSHADLRECAGLALGSPTRFGNMAAPVKHFLDGLGGEWASGTLIGKPAGVFTSTATMHGGQESTLLSMMVPLLHHGCVITGIPYSEPLLSSTRGGGTPYGPSHVAGAQDDATLSDDEAELARAFGRRLATLARKLAA, encoded by the coding sequence ATGCCGGAAATCCTGGTGCTCTACTACAGCCGTGGTGGTTCGGTGGCGGCATTGGCGCGGCAGATCGCGCGCGGCATCGGCGAGGTCGAAGGCATGTCGGCGCGCATCCGCACGGTGCCGCCGGTCGCCCCGCAGACCGAGGTGGCGATGCCGCCCGTGCCGGAGACCGGCGCCCCCTACGTCAGCCACGCCGACCTGCGCGAATGCGCCGGACTCGCGCTCGGCAGCCCGACGCGGTTCGGCAACATGGCCGCGCCGGTCAAGCATTTCCTCGACGGCCTCGGCGGCGAATGGGCCAGCGGCACGCTGATCGGCAAGCCGGCCGGCGTGTTCACTTCCACCGCCACCATGCACGGCGGCCAGGAATCCACCCTGCTCTCGATGATGGTGCCGCTGCTGCACCACGGCTGCGTGATCACCGGCATTCCCTACAGCGAGCCGCTGCTCTCCAGCACGCGCGGCGGCGGCACGCCCTATGGGCCCAGCCACGTCGCCGGCGCACAGGACGACGCCACCCTGAGCGACGACGAAGCCGAACTCGCCCGCGCCTTCGGCCGCCGGCTGGCCACGCTGGCCCGGAAGCTCGCCGCATGA
- a CDS encoding YihY family inner membrane protein: MTALPLHQRVIGHVMERVRDRARMLTFARFVGRRFLDDRLFEAAGALAYTTAFAVVPLSFVVFGVLSAFPGFDRWTDALGDYIFNNFVPRAAEAVKTYLLPNRETKLQMTTAGVIALIVSLLVTLTSVESIFNRIWRVPTARPKFSRFLVYWTVMTLGALLAATSLALSTRLFALAIFETTAGRWLEQLMLRGTPVLIEVACFTLLYRVVPHRTIKWRHAFAGAILAALAFDLIKWALGFYFGHSETYKNLYGALALAPIFLLWIYLGWASVLLGASFAASLSAFRYQPVSMRLPLGYEMYGLLRMLGRLQVARRHGRGLHVDEIQRMEPMLTDALVQQFLCQLDAIDLVARAESGEWLLSRDLDQITLGELYEACHLRIPISEAHLPCRDDALGGHVSGVIDELRIPLRDLLKRKVSSIYDELPNESLP, from the coding sequence ATGACTGCATTGCCCCTGCACCAGCGCGTGATCGGCCATGTGATGGAGCGTGTGCGCGACCGCGCGCGGATGCTGACCTTCGCCCGTTTCGTGGGTCGCCGCTTCCTCGACGACCGCCTGTTCGAGGCCGCCGGCGCGCTGGCCTACACCACCGCCTTCGCCGTGGTGCCGCTGTCGTTCGTGGTGTTCGGGGTACTGTCGGCCTTCCCCGGTTTCGACCGCTGGACCGATGCGCTGGGCGACTACATCTTCAACAACTTCGTGCCGCGCGCGGCCGAGGCGGTGAAGACCTACCTGCTGCCCAACCGCGAGACCAAGCTGCAGATGACGACCGCCGGCGTGATCGCGCTGATCGTCTCGCTGCTGGTCACGCTGACCAGCGTGGAATCCATCTTCAACCGCATCTGGCGGGTGCCGACCGCGCGACCCAAGTTCAGCCGCTTCCTCGTGTACTGGACGGTGATGACGCTCGGCGCGCTCCTGGCGGCGACCAGCCTGGCGCTGTCCACCCGGCTGTTCGCGCTGGCGATCTTCGAGACCACCGCCGGGCGCTGGCTGGAACAGCTGATGCTGCGCGGCACGCCGGTGCTGATCGAAGTGGCCTGCTTCACCCTGCTGTACCGGGTGGTGCCGCACCGGACCATCAAATGGCGGCACGCCTTCGCCGGGGCGATCCTGGCCGCGCTCGCCTTCGATCTGATCAAGTGGGCGCTGGGCTTCTACTTCGGCCATTCCGAGACCTACAAGAACCTGTACGGCGCACTGGCGCTGGCGCCGATCTTCCTGCTGTGGATCTACCTGGGCTGGGCCTCGGTGCTGCTGGGGGCCTCGTTCGCGGCCAGCCTGTCGGCGTTCCGCTACCAGCCGGTGTCGATGCGGTTGCCGCTCGGCTACGAGATGTACGGCCTGCTGCGGATGCTGGGCCGGCTGCAGGTGGCGCGCCGGCATGGGCGCGGCCTGCACGTGGACGAGATCCAGCGGATGGAGCCGATGCTGACCGATGCGCTGGTGCAGCAGTTCCTCTGCCAGCTGGACGCGATCGACCTGGTGGCGCGCGCCGAATCCGGCGAGTGGCTGCTCTCGCGCGACCTGGACCAGATCACCCTCGGCGAGCTGTACGAGGCCTGCCACCTGCGCATCCCGATCAGCGAGGCGCACCTGCCCTGCCGCGACGACGCGCTGGGCGGCCATGTCTCCGGCGTCATCGACGAGCTGCGCATCCCGCTGCGCGACCTGCTCAAGCGCAAGGTCAGCAGCATCTACGACGAACTGCCGAACGAGAGCCTGCCTTGA